In a genomic window of Anomalospiza imberbis isolate Cuckoo-Finch-1a 21T00152 chromosome 5, ASM3175350v1, whole genome shotgun sequence:
- the LOC137474482 gene encoding calpain-2 catalytic subunit produces MAGMAEALAKERAAAAGAGRHGRAVPYLGQRFGALRQECLQEGRLFQDPSFPAGPTALGYRELGPRSHKTQGVVWRRPTELCPNPQFIAGGATRTDICQGALGDCWLLAAIASLTLNEEILARVVPKDQSFQDKYAGIFHFQFWQYGEWVDVVVDDRLPTKNGELLFVHSAEGSEFWSALLEKAYAKLNGSYESLSGGTTTEGFEDFTGGIAEWYELQKPPPNLFKIIQKALQKGSLLGCSIDITSAAETEAVTSQKLVKGHAYSVTGAEEVNFRGTVQKLIRIRNPWGEVEWTGKWNDNCPNWSGVDPEVRERLTRRHEDGEFWMAFNDFLRHYSRLEICNLTPDTLASDRYKKWSLQKLDGNWRRGATAGGCRNYPNTFWTNPQYLIKLEEEDEDPDDPEGGCTFLIGLIQKHRRKQRKMGEDMHTIGFAIYEVPPEFSGQTNIHLSKNFFLTNKAREKSNTFINLREVLNRFKLPAGEYIIVPSTFEPNKNGDFCLRVFSEKNANSTVIDDEIEGNFDETEISEDDIEPSFKKLFGQLAGNDAEISAFELRSILNKILAKRQDIKSDGFSIETCKIMVDLLDNDGSGKLGLKEFHTLWTKIQKYQKIYREIDVDRSGTMNSYEMRRALERTGFKLNCQLHQVIVARFADEDLIIDFDNFVRCLIRLETLFKMFRKLDTEKSGTIELNLVNWLCFTVI; encoded by the exons ATGGCGGGGATGGCGGAGGCGCTGGCGAAggagcgggcggcggcggcgggcgcggggcggcacGGCCGCGCTGTGCCCTACCTGGGGCAGCGCTTCGGGGCGCTGCGCCAGGAGTGCCTGCAGGAGGGGCGGCTCTTCCAGGACCCCTCCTTCCCCGCCGGCCCCACCGCCCTCGGCTACCGGGAGCTGGGGCCCCGCTCGCACAAGACACAGGGCGTCGTCTGGCGCAGACCCACG GAGCTGTGTCCCAACCCCCAGTTCATAGCCGGCGGAGCCACACGCACGGACATCTGCCAAGGGGCCTTAG gGGACTGTTGGCTCTTGGCAGCCATTGCTTCTCTCACCCTGAATGAAGAAATTCTGGCCCGTGTTGTTCCCAAAGACCAGAGCTTCCAGGATAAATATGCAGGAATTTTCCACTTCCAG TTCTGGCAGTATGGGGAGTGGGTGGACGTGGTGGTGGACGACAGGCTGCCCACCAAGAACGGGGAGCTGCTCTTTGTGCACTCGGCAGAGGGCAGCGAGTTCTGGAGCGCGCTGCTGGAGAAGGCCTATGCCAA GCTGAATGGCTCATATGAGTCCCTCTCTGGTGGCACCACCACCGAAGGCTTCGAGGACTTCACCGGTGGCATTGCAGAATGGTATGAGCTGCAGAAGCCACCCCCCAACCTCTTCAAGATCATTCAGAAGGCACTCCAGAAAGGCTCACTCCTTGGCTGCTCCATTGAT ATCACCAGTGCTGCAGAAACAGAAGCAGTCACTTCCCAGAAGCTGGTGAAGGGACACGCGTACTCAGTCACCGGGGCAGAGGAG GTGAATTTCCGAGGAACAGTGCAGAAGCTGATCAGAATCCGAAATCCCTGGGGAGAAGTGGAGTGGACAGGGAAATGGAATGACAA CTGCCCAAACTGGAGTGGGGTTGACCCTGAGGTGCGGGAGCGACTGACCAGGAGACATGAAGATGGGGAATTTTG GATGGCATTCAATGACTTCCTGAGGCATTACTCCCGCCTGGAGATCTGCAACCTGACTCCAGACACCCTGGCAAGTGACAGGTACAAAAAGTGGAGCCTGCAGAAGCTGGATGGCAACTGGAGGCGAGGAGCCACTGCAGGGGGCTGCAGGAACTACCCAA ACACATTCTGGACGAATCCTCAGTATTTAATCAAgctggaggaggaagatgaggacCCTGATGATCCTGAGGGGGGCTGCACTTTCCTCATTGGGCTGATCCAGAAGCACCGTCGGAAGCAGAGGAAGATGGGGGAGGACATGCACACCATCGGCTTTGCAATTTATGAG GTGCCCCCAGAG TTTTCTGGCCAGACAAATATTCATCTGAGCAAAAACTTCTTCCTGACCAACAAAGCCCGGGAAAAATCCAACACCTTCATCAACCTCCGGGAGGTGCTGAACCGGTTCAagctccctgcaggagaatACATCATCGTGCCCTCCACCTTTGAACCCAACAAGAACGGGGACTTCTGCCTCAGAgtcttctctgaaaaaaatgccAACTCCAC GGTGATAGATGATGAAATTGAAGGCAATTTTGATGAG ACTGAGATCAGTGAAGATGACATCGAACCCagctttaaaaagctttttggGCAGCTAGCAGGAAAT GATGCAGAGATCTCCGCCTTTGAACTGCGCAGCATCCTGAATAAAATCCTGGCTAAAC GCCAAGATATTAAATCTGATGGCTTTAGTATTGAGACATGCAAAATAATGGTTGACCTGTTAGAT AATGATGGGAGTGGCAAACTGGGACTGAAGGAGTTCCACACCCTCTGGACAAAGATTCAAAAATACCAG AAAATTTACAGAGAAATTGATGTGGATCGATCGGGTACCATGAACTCGTATGAGATGAGGAGGGCACTGGAAAGAACAG GGTTCAAACTGAACTGCCAGTTACATCAGGTCATCGTGGCTCGTTTTGCTGATGAGGATCTCATCATTGACTTTGACAACTTTGTGCGCTGTTTGATTCGGCTCGAAACCTTGTTCA AAATGTTTAGAAAACTGGATACGGAAAAAAGTGGGACAATAGAATTGAACCTTGTTAAT TGGCTGTGCTTTACTGTCATTTGA